One window of Strigops habroptila isolate Jane chromosome Z, bStrHab1.2.pri, whole genome shotgun sequence genomic DNA carries:
- the ELL2 gene encoding RNA polymerase II elongation factor ELL2 isoform X1: protein MAELREGVKYTMSREQKAPNISVLPIKMTECAMRALEQYQSGKDGVSSQPSIQFQGSQGLIKIPKVDQPNEVNTFNFLVSNIGKDNPQGSFDLFQQKDSGSGVSQLSCLGIIQNKITVCATSDSHLKTRERMAQAEEEARSRSAKFIKPGGPFLGRRLPVKRGPEGIPDVVPVRKRSTPMNPANTIRKTHTVTAVSQRPYRDRVIHLLALKNYKKPELVARLQKDGVNQKDKNSLGIILQQVANLNPKDNSFSLKDYLFKEIQKDWPGYSEIDKQSLELILSRKLNSSENATSTSCSESSVTSNTCAPSTSQKSLLSYKFFDPLMNKKQRVSHLNSQVQPAFSGHLQASNEKATAARPLPAPFAATTTPPPQLLPPKLPSTYNPPQSFFSTSPSTSDGRGTQNLLVDSFSQSNSSIYENQQQKYTSQAPLGTQAPAVVRVKSPKSTREKYALWYQNPEKIKKHEEKDKSKMQDTKSVSKEEKDVRKEKTAKLEESFCLDSGEGVLETYPASTDPPSPTTEQPDYLIKYTDIVSKEQRESYKGDFYAEYGEYRTLHAWIESITKRFMKFDARRKRLSPESKEYQVLHEEVIEEYQTLVQSSPSYHEQKSRCEYLHSKLSHIKRLVVEFDERKQDYDTSLLL from the exons cttaTTAAAATTCCCAAAGTTGATCAGCCAAATGAAGTGAATACATTTAACTTCTTAGTGTCAAATATTGGCAAAGATAATCCTCAGGGAAGCTTTGACCTGTTCCAGCAAAAGGACTCAGG TTCTGGAGTCTCGCAACTCAGTTGCCTGGGAAttatacagaataaaattacaGTATGTGCAACAAGTGATTCCCATCTGAAGACCAGAGAGCGCATGGCCCAGGCGGAAGAGGAGGCGCGCAGTCGAAGTGCAAAGTTTATTAAACCTGGTGGACCATTTTTAG GAAGAAGACTACCAGTTAAAAGAGGACCAGAAGGCATTCCAGATGTTGTGCCTGTCAGGAAGAGATCCACTCCCATGAACCCTGCAAACACAATACGGAAAACTCACACAGTAACTGCTGTTTCTCAGCGACCATACAGGGACAGGGTGATTCACTTACTGGCACTGAAGAATTACAAGAAACCAGAGTTAGTTGCTCGCTTGCAGAAAGATGGTGTCAACCAAAAGGACAAGAATTCCCTTGGAATTATCCTGCAGCAG GTAGCCAACCTGAACCCAAAGGATaattctttctctctgaaggattatttatttaaagaaattcagaaagattGGCCTGGATACAGTGAAATAGATAAACAGTCATTGGAGTTAATACTTTCTAG aaaattaaattcatctGAGAatgccaccagcaccagctgtTCAGAATCTTCTGTAACTTCTAACACATGTGCTCCATCAACTTCTCAG AAATCACTTTTGAGTTACAAATTTTTCGATCCTCTGATGAACAAGAAGCAGAGGGTATCTCACTTGAACAGTCAAGTCCAGCCAGCATTCAGTGGCCACTTGCAGGCCTCCAACGAGAAGGCCACTGCTGCCCGTCCACTGCCTGCACCCTTTGCAGCCACCACtactccccctcctcagctaCTGCCTCCTAAACTCCCTTCAACTTACAACCCTCCTCAGAGCTTTTTCTCCAcctcccccagcacctctgATGGGCGGGGGACACAAAACTTGCTGGTGGACAGCTTCAGCCAAAGTAACAGTAGCATCTATGAGAACCAGCAACAAAAGTACACCTCTCAGGCTCCTTTGGGCACCCAAGCACCAGCTGTGGTGCGGGTGAAGTCTCCCAAGTCCACAAGAGAGAAGTATGCGCTGTGGTACCAAAATcctgaaaagataaaaaaacatGAGGAGAaggacaaaagcaaaatgcaggaCACTAAGAGTGTgagcaaggaggagaaagacgttagaaaagaaaaaactgccAAGCTGGAAGAATCCTTCTGTTTGGATTCAGGTGAAG GAGTTCTAGAAACTTACCCTGCCTCCACAGATCCTCCTTCACCAACAACTGAACAACCAGACTACTTAAT aaaataCACAGATATCGTCTCAAAAGAGCAACGCGAGAGTTACAAGGGAGACTTCTATGCAGAGTATGGTGAATACAGGACTTTACATGCTTGGATAGAGAGTATCACCAAAAGATTCATGAAGTTTGATGCACGACGGAAACGTCTTTCTCCAGAGTCCAAAGAATATCAG GTACTTCATGAAGAAGTCATAGAAGAGTACCAAACATTAGTACAG tctAGTCCCAGCTATCATGAACAGAAGAGCAGATGCGAGTATCTCCACAGCAAGCTGTCTCACATCAAGAGACTGGTTGTGGAATTTGACGAACGCAAGCAGGATTATGACACTAGTCTTCTGCTTTGA
- the ELL2 gene encoding RNA polymerase II elongation factor ELL2 isoform X3, with the protein MRDAGAGAVPERQGWCFFSAFNSVSRIPRGRRLPVKRGPEGIPDVVPVRKRSTPMNPANTIRKTHTVTAVSQRPYRDRVIHLLALKNYKKPELVARLQKDGVNQKDKNSLGIILQQVANLNPKDNSFSLKDYLFKEIQKDWPGYSEIDKQSLELILSRKLNSSENATSTSCSESSVTSNTCAPSTSQKSLLSYKFFDPLMNKKQRVSHLNSQVQPAFSGHLQASNEKATAARPLPAPFAATTTPPPQLLPPKLPSTYNPPQSFFSTSPSTSDGRGTQNLLVDSFSQSNSSIYENQQQKYTSQAPLGTQAPAVVRVKSPKSTREKYALWYQNPEKIKKHEEKDKSKMQDTKSVSKEEKDVRKEKTAKLEESFCLDSGEGVLETYPASTDPPSPTTEQPDYLIKYTDIVSKEQRESYKGDFYAEYGEYRTLHAWIESITKRFMKFDARRKRLSPESKEYQVLHEEVIEEYQTLVQSSPSYHEQKSRCEYLHSKLSHIKRLVVEFDERKQDYDTSLLL; encoded by the exons GAAGAAGACTACCAGTTAAAAGAGGACCAGAAGGCATTCCAGATGTTGTGCCTGTCAGGAAGAGATCCACTCCCATGAACCCTGCAAACACAATACGGAAAACTCACACAGTAACTGCTGTTTCTCAGCGACCATACAGGGACAGGGTGATTCACTTACTGGCACTGAAGAATTACAAGAAACCAGAGTTAGTTGCTCGCTTGCAGAAAGATGGTGTCAACCAAAAGGACAAGAATTCCCTTGGAATTATCCTGCAGCAG GTAGCCAACCTGAACCCAAAGGATaattctttctctctgaaggattatttatttaaagaaattcagaaagattGGCCTGGATACAGTGAAATAGATAAACAGTCATTGGAGTTAATACTTTCTAG aaaattaaattcatctGAGAatgccaccagcaccagctgtTCAGAATCTTCTGTAACTTCTAACACATGTGCTCCATCAACTTCTCAG AAATCACTTTTGAGTTACAAATTTTTCGATCCTCTGATGAACAAGAAGCAGAGGGTATCTCACTTGAACAGTCAAGTCCAGCCAGCATTCAGTGGCCACTTGCAGGCCTCCAACGAGAAGGCCACTGCTGCCCGTCCACTGCCTGCACCCTTTGCAGCCACCACtactccccctcctcagctaCTGCCTCCTAAACTCCCTTCAACTTACAACCCTCCTCAGAGCTTTTTCTCCAcctcccccagcacctctgATGGGCGGGGGACACAAAACTTGCTGGTGGACAGCTTCAGCCAAAGTAACAGTAGCATCTATGAGAACCAGCAACAAAAGTACACCTCTCAGGCTCCTTTGGGCACCCAAGCACCAGCTGTGGTGCGGGTGAAGTCTCCCAAGTCCACAAGAGAGAAGTATGCGCTGTGGTACCAAAATcctgaaaagataaaaaaacatGAGGAGAaggacaaaagcaaaatgcaggaCACTAAGAGTGTgagcaaggaggagaaagacgttagaaaagaaaaaactgccAAGCTGGAAGAATCCTTCTGTTTGGATTCAGGTGAAG GAGTTCTAGAAACTTACCCTGCCTCCACAGATCCTCCTTCACCAACAACTGAACAACCAGACTACTTAAT aaaataCACAGATATCGTCTCAAAAGAGCAACGCGAGAGTTACAAGGGAGACTTCTATGCAGAGTATGGTGAATACAGGACTTTACATGCTTGGATAGAGAGTATCACCAAAAGATTCATGAAGTTTGATGCACGACGGAAACGTCTTTCTCCAGAGTCCAAAGAATATCAG GTACTTCATGAAGAAGTCATAGAAGAGTACCAAACATTAGTACAG tctAGTCCCAGCTATCATGAACAGAAGAGCAGATGCGAGTATCTCCACAGCAAGCTGTCTCACATCAAGAGACTGGTTGTGGAATTTGACGAACGCAAGCAGGATTATGACACTAGTCTTCTGCTTTGA
- the LOC115600586 gene encoding glutaredoxin-1-like isoform X2, with product MPDQLVENKIRCDKVTLFIERGCHYCRNAEEMLKKYNFVPGSLEVVDITQRKDVQDYLQQRTGQRTLPVVFIGRCCIGGLSDLQNVDCKLPRILQQIGALR from the exons atgcctGATCAGCTTGTGGAGAACAAGATCAGATGTGACAAAGTAACCCTCTTTATAGAAAGAGGCTGCCATTACTGCAGGAATGCTGAGGAGATGCTCAAGAAGTACAACTTCGTGCCTGGAAGTCTGGAAGTCGTTGATATCACTCAGCGCAAGGATGTCCAGGATTACTTGCAGCAAAGAACAGGGCAAAGAACC CTGCCTGTTGTCTTCATTGGGAGATGCTGCATCGGGGGATTGTCTGACCTGCAAAATGTGGACTGCAAGCTCCCCAGAATACTGCAGCAGATCGGTGCCCTGCGGTAG
- the LOC115600586 gene encoding glutaredoxin-1-like isoform X3, translated as MPDQLVENKIRCDKVTLFIERGCHYCRNAEEMLKKYNFVPGSLEVVDITQRKDVQDYLQQRTGQRTERDDHELHPHSDTGAS; from the exons atgcctGATCAGCTTGTGGAGAACAAGATCAGATGTGACAAAGTAACCCTCTTTATAGAAAGAGGCTGCCATTACTGCAGGAATGCTGAGGAGATGCTCAAGAAGTACAACTTCGTGCCTGGAAGTCTGGAAGTCGTTGATATCACTCAGCGCAAGGATGTCCAGGATTACTTGCAGCAAAGAACAGGGCAAAGAACC GAGAGAGATGACCATGAGCTGCATCCACATTCTGACACAGGGGCTTCCTGA
- the LOC115600586 gene encoding glutaredoxin-1-like isoform X1, with protein MPDQLVENKIRCDKVTLFIERGCHYCRNAEEMLKKYNFVPGSLEVVDITQRKDVQDYLQQRTGQRTQPALLINLWHCFVLSCLLSSLGDAASGDCLTCKMWTASSPEYCSRSVPCGSVRERDDHELHPHSDTGAS; from the exons atgcctGATCAGCTTGTGGAGAACAAGATCAGATGTGACAAAGTAACCCTCTTTATAGAAAGAGGCTGCCATTACTGCAGGAATGCTGAGGAGATGCTCAAGAAGTACAACTTCGTGCCTGGAAGTCTGGAAGTCGTTGATATCACTCAGCGCAAGGATGTCCAGGATTACTTGCAGCAAAGAACAGGGCAAAGAACC CAACCAGCTCTTCTGATTAATCTGTGGCATTGTTTTGTGCTCAGCTGCCTGTTGTCTTCATTGGGAGATGCTGCATCGGGGGATTGTCTGACCTGCAAAATGTGGACTGCAAGCTCCCCAGAATACTGCAGCAGATCGGTGCCCTGCGGTAGCGTAAGG GAGAGAGATGACCATGAGCTGCATCCACATTCTGACACAGGGGCTTCCTGA
- the LOC115600586 gene encoding uncharacterized protein LOC115600586 isoform X4: MLRRCSRSTTSCLEVWKSLISLSARMSRITCSKEQGKEPCLLSSLGDAASGDCLTCKMWTASSPEYCSRSVPCGSVRERDDHELHPHSDTGAS; encoded by the exons ATGCTGAGGAGATGCTCAAGAAGTACAACTTCGTGCCTGGAAGTCTGGAAGTCGTTGATATCACTCAGCGCAAGGATGTCCAGGATTACTTGCAGCAAAGAACAGGGCAAAGAACC CTGCCTGTTGTCTTCATTGGGAGATGCTGCATCGGGGGATTGTCTGACCTGCAAAATGTGGACTGCAAGCTCCCCAGAATACTGCAGCAGATCGGTGCCCTGCGGTAGCGTAAGG GAGAGAGATGACCATGAGCTGCATCCACATTCTGACACAGGGGCTTCCTGA